One stretch of Amycolatopsis sp. NBC_00345 DNA includes these proteins:
- a CDS encoding type I polyketide synthase, translating into MGMGCRYPGGIASPEDLWQVVADGIDAITGFPGNRGWDLAGLYDPDPGHPGTSYTRSGGFLHSAGEFDPGFFGIAPREALATDAQQRLLLEVSWEAIERAGLDPVALRGSRTGVFAGVMYSDYASILAGDEFDGFRGNGSAPSVVSGRVAYTLGLEGPVVTVDTACSSSLVTLHLAAQALRGGECTLALAGGVAVMSTPEVFVEMSRQRGLAEDGRCKSFSDDADGVGWAEGVGVLVLEKLSDAQRLGHPVLAVLRGSAVNSDGASNGLTAPNGPSQQRVIRAALADAGLSTSDVDVVEAHGTGTALGDPIEAQALLATYGQDRETPLLLGSLKSNIGHTQAAAGVAGVIKMVLAMRAGQAPRTLHLGTPSTQVDWTEGAVALLAEPAAWPVADRPRRAGVSSFGISGTNAHVILEQAPEIAEAGPEPETAGAEPAYSPSVVPWLVSGRSAAALDSQLATLTSFVAANPGLTSLDLGYSLATSRSVFEHRAVLLGDEVVRGVAEERSVAMLFSGQGSQRLGMGRELYERFPVFAEAIDEVFAEFDVRLDGSLRDVMWGDDAEVLNRTGWAQPALFAVEVALFRLARSWGIEPEFTAGHSIGEVTAAHAAGVFSLPDACALVAARARLMEALPAGGAMASVQASEDEVTPLLDGQVAIAGVNGPAAVVVSGAVDAVERIVAVFSAQGRKTKRLTVSHAFHSPLMDPMLAEFRRAIEGVTFTAPRIPVISNVTGQLATDELCSPDYWVRHVREAVRFADGIRTLRGAGVTCFTELGPDGVLSAMALETLADDPGSVVAVPLLRKDRGEEDAVLTALARLHVTGTVVGWKQFFAGAHARRVDLPTYAFQHETLWPAPFPAVGDLSAAGLVPAAHPLLGASVSPAGSDGELFTGRLSVATHPWLADHAVGDVVLFPGTGFLELAVRAGDEAGCDLVEELTLAAPLVLGTEDAVVLQVSVGSPDASGRRAVTVYSRPAGAPDQPWVRHAMGTLATGGQAAAFDTTVWPPEGATAVGLDGFYEETAEAGFAYGPAFQGLRAVWRRGDEVFADIALPEEAGGGERFGLHPALLDAALHATSFAGLGTDGQRLLPFTWTGVSLHAGGAEQLRVRLSRTADDTVALAVADVEGAPVITVESLVLREASNDAPAAPSDGAPDSLFRVDWIPAPAEPRSPGVTCAVLGPDVFGLAPALSAPIAPTLAQLAEVPDAVLMPIAGDLDGGGPAEVHELTAQVLGLVQSWLADNRFAESRLVVVTRGAVSTAGEDAPDLAAAAIWGLIRSAQAENPGRFLLVDLDTDLDAGTGIAAALPNLLASGEQQFALRGDAVLRARLARLATGPALTVPAGDAPWRLGTHRRGSVDNLVLLPSTGAEPLSGREVRVGVTAAGLNFRDVLNALGMYPGDPGPLGAEAVGVVVEAGPDASDLRPGDRVMGMVAGGFGPLAVADERLLTRVPGAWSDAEAASVPLVFLTAYYGLTDLAGLRPGESVLIHAGAGGVGMAAIQLAKHLGAEVYATASEGKWDVLRGLGLPDDHIASSRTTDFEQRFGEARGGRGVDVVLNALTGELLDASLRLLAPGGRFLEMGKTDLRDAADLPAVTYRVFDIADAGPDRTSGMLSELSALFATGALTPLPVSTWDVRRAKDAFRHMSQARHVGKIVLTMPPVWDAEGTVLVTGGTGGLGRLLARHLATTRGVRHLLLASRRGPDSPGAAELRDTLAAAGAEVTIAACDTSDADAVTALLAGIPTAHPLTAVVHTAGVLDDGLVESLTPERLDGVLRPKVDAAWHLHEATRDLGLAAFVVFSSVAGVLGSPGQGNYAAANTFLDALAQRRRRAGLPATSVAWGPWAHSSGMTDGLSEVDVRRMDNAGLPPVTAEQGLALFDAAVAADEALVVAMRVNAGALRSRAHVQPLMQGLAGGVRRTAAKTSPSGTAANLAQQLAGFAAAERLRFLTDLVRSDAAAVLGHTSSASIDARESFRQHGFDSLTAVELRNRLAEAAGLRLPSTLVFDYPTPEGLAEFLLGELDGADAPQPAVPASVAGPGSAGSDAAGSGSAEDPVVIVGMSCRFPGGVRSPEDLWQLVRTGSDAIGGFPTDRGWDLEMLAGGGPGSSETREGGFLYDVADFDAEFFGIAPREALAMDPQQRLLLESTWQAVESAGIAPNTLRGRQAGVFVGASHTHYTETLGRAAEGLEGLILTGNTSSVMSGRLSYTLGLEGPSVTVDTACSSSLVALHMAVRSLRSGECALALAGGVTVMATSDSFSEFARAGGLSPDGRCRAFSDHANGTGWSEGVGMLVLERLSEAQRQGHEVLAVVRGAAVNSDGASNGLTAPNGPSQQRVIRAALADAGLSTSDVDLVEAHGTGTRLGDPIEAQALLATYGQDRARPVRLGSLKSNLGHAQAASGVGGVIKMVQSLRHGVMPATLHAEEPSSQVDWSAGAVELLTEGAPWPELDRPRRAAVSSFGISGTNAHVILEQAPVPAEPAPREPGTGTRPWVLSAASDRALREQAARLRAFADRNPELPPVDVGWSLVSTRAPLPYRGAVLGETRQDFLDGLAALAEDGPSPSVVTGQAAGAGLPVFVFPGQGSQWWGMGRELLATSAVFRDSVRSCAEALAPFVDWPVEDVVAGIGDPARLERVDVVQPALFTVMVGLAQVWRSHGVEPAAVIGHSQGEIAAAHVAGALSLEDAARVVALRSKALLGLSGLGGMVSIAASAERVSDLLLPFGESVSLAAVNGPSSVAVSGTPAALDGLLAECVSQDVRARRIAVDYASHGPQVETVREELLRVLAPVRPRAAQVPFCSTVTGALIDTTGLDAGYWYTNLRQTVQLERATRALVTGGHGVFVEASPHPVLLGGVQETVESEGGDSSAVLGSLRRDEGGTRRFLTSLAEAHTHGVPVDWSSVFADGDPRTVTLPTYAFQRRRFWADAEREPAAQPGPAPDTEFWQLVRSGDVKSLAGELGLDGEFGPLEAVLPALSEWHARSRRDSVVDGWRYRVEWHPVTAADAEPDGTWLLVTAEDGPLSDEVAAALHAAGASVRCQVITAAGRERVAEQVKSALDGVTPAGIVSLLGLDEEPCAEDVPGGLAGTVALVQALGELGLEAPLWCLTRGAVAAGSGDGTLRPVQAALWGFGRVAALEHPPRWGGLVDLPEVLDARAAAHLTGVLAGAYREDQVAVRSSGVFGRRLVRAPAAGGRTGSPYRPHGTVLVTGGTGGVGARVARWVAANGAGHVVLAGRRGPAAPGADTLRAELEDTGARVTVEACDVGDRAALAALLGRIPAEFPLTAVFHAAGVPDDDPVAALTPEGLAAVLRSKLAGARNLHELTGDLEQFVLFSSGAAIWGSGGQPGYAAANAYLDALAELRVSRGLAATSVSWGSWGETGMAAEAGVRAALQRAGVGPMDPELAISALGRALDEGRATLTVADVDWARFAPPFTAMRPSPLLSTLPEVLAALEVPADTEEPALKQRLLGLPNAERGRALLGVVRAEVAAALGHDSAETVPADRPFRDLGLNSVVAVALRNRLGSVTGLALPGALVFDYPTPDALTRHLLAELLPDGAAAPADGEEAGVRAALAAIPIGRLRQSGLLDMLLQLSDRPLSDGPGEFGELPGDGGSIDDMDAESLLRLAAEGTTN; encoded by the coding sequence GTGGGGATGGGCTGCCGCTACCCGGGCGGGATCGCCTCCCCGGAGGACCTGTGGCAGGTCGTCGCCGACGGTATCGACGCCATCACCGGGTTCCCGGGCAACCGCGGCTGGGACCTGGCCGGCCTCTACGACCCGGACCCCGGGCACCCGGGGACCTCCTACACCCGCTCCGGTGGATTCCTGCACAGCGCGGGCGAATTCGACCCGGGGTTCTTCGGCATCGCCCCCCGCGAGGCACTGGCGACCGACGCCCAGCAGCGGCTGCTGCTCGAAGTGTCGTGGGAGGCGATCGAGCGGGCGGGCCTGGACCCGGTCGCCCTGCGCGGGAGCCGGACGGGGGTGTTCGCCGGCGTCATGTACAGCGACTACGCCTCGATCCTCGCCGGCGACGAGTTCGACGGGTTCCGCGGCAACGGCAGCGCGCCGAGCGTCGTCTCCGGGCGGGTGGCCTACACCCTCGGCCTCGAAGGCCCGGTCGTCACCGTGGACACGGCCTGCTCGTCCTCGCTGGTGACCCTGCACCTCGCCGCGCAGGCCCTGCGCGGCGGCGAGTGCACCCTGGCGCTCGCGGGCGGGGTCGCGGTGATGTCGACGCCGGAGGTGTTCGTCGAGATGTCCCGCCAGCGCGGGCTCGCCGAAGACGGCCGCTGCAAGTCCTTCTCCGACGACGCCGACGGGGTCGGCTGGGCCGAAGGCGTGGGCGTGCTGGTCCTGGAAAAGCTTTCCGACGCCCAGCGGCTCGGCCACCCGGTGCTGGCGGTGCTGCGCGGCAGCGCGGTGAACTCCGACGGCGCCTCGAACGGCCTGACCGCGCCGAACGGTCCTTCGCAGCAGCGCGTGATCCGGGCCGCGCTGGCCGACGCCGGTCTGTCCACTTCGGACGTCGACGTGGTCGAGGCGCACGGTACCGGCACCGCGCTGGGCGACCCGATCGAGGCGCAGGCGCTGCTGGCGACTTACGGACAGGACCGGGAAACTCCGCTGCTGCTCGGTTCGCTCAAGTCCAATATCGGCCACACCCAGGCCGCCGCCGGCGTCGCGGGCGTGATCAAGATGGTGCTCGCGATGCGGGCGGGCCAGGCGCCGAGGACGTTGCACCTGGGCACGCCGTCCACCCAGGTGGACTGGACCGAGGGCGCGGTCGCGCTGCTGGCCGAGCCGGCCGCGTGGCCGGTGGCGGACCGCCCGCGCCGGGCGGGCGTGTCCTCGTTCGGGATCAGCGGCACGAACGCGCACGTGATCCTGGAGCAGGCGCCGGAGATCGCCGAAGCCGGCCCCGAGCCGGAGACTGCCGGAGCCGAGCCCGCTTACTCGCCGTCGGTCGTGCCCTGGCTGGTCTCCGGGCGGTCGGCGGCCGCGCTGGACTCCCAGCTCGCCACCCTCACGTCCTTCGTGGCCGCGAACCCGGGCCTCACCTCGCTGGACCTCGGGTACTCGCTGGCCACCAGCCGCTCCGTCTTCGAACACCGGGCCGTGCTCCTGGGTGACGAGGTCGTCCGGGGGGTGGCCGAAGAGCGTTCGGTCGCGATGCTCTTCTCCGGCCAGGGCAGCCAGCGGCTGGGTATGGGCCGCGAGCTGTACGAGCGGTTTCCGGTGTTCGCGGAGGCGATCGACGAGGTGTTCGCCGAGTTCGACGTCCGGTTGGACGGGTCGTTGCGTGACGTCATGTGGGGCGATGACGCGGAGGTGTTGAACCGCACCGGCTGGGCTCAACCGGCGTTGTTCGCGGTCGAGGTGGCACTGTTCCGGTTGGCGCGGTCGTGGGGGATTGAGCCCGAGTTCACCGCCGGGCACTCGATCGGCGAGGTCACCGCCGCTCATGCCGCGGGTGTTTTCTCCTTGCCGGACGCGTGTGCGCTGGTTGCCGCGCGTGCTCGATTGATGGAGGCGTTGCCCGCCGGTGGCGCGATGGCGTCGGTGCAAGCGAGCGAAGACGAAGTCACCCCGTTGCTTGACGGCCAGGTGGCGATCGCCGGTGTGAACGGTCCGGCCGCGGTGGTGGTGTCCGGTGCGGTCGACGCGGTTGAGCGGATTGTCGCGGTCTTTTCGGCGCAGGGCCGGAAAACGAAGCGGCTCACGGTGTCGCACGCGTTCCATTCACCGTTGATGGATCCGATGCTGGCGGAGTTCCGTCGCGCGATCGAGGGCGTCACGTTCACCGCGCCCCGGATCCCGGTGATTTCCAACGTCACTGGCCAGCTGGCCACGGATGAGTTGTGCTCCCCGGATTACTGGGTCCGTCATGTCCGGGAAGCGGTGCGGTTCGCCGACGGCATCCGGACGCTGCGCGGGGCCGGCGTCACCTGTTTCACCGAGCTGGGCCCGGACGGGGTGCTGTCGGCGATGGCACTGGAAACCCTGGCCGACGACCCCGGGAGCGTGGTGGCGGTTCCGTTGCTGCGCAAGGACCGCGGCGAGGAGGACGCCGTCCTCACCGCGCTCGCCCGGCTGCACGTCACCGGGACCGTCGTCGGCTGGAAGCAGTTCTTCGCCGGCGCCCACGCCCGCCGGGTCGACCTCCCGACCTACGCCTTCCAGCACGAAACCCTGTGGCCGGCGCCGTTTCCGGCGGTGGGCGACCTCTCCGCGGCCGGCCTGGTCCCGGCGGCGCACCCGCTGCTCGGCGCGTCGGTCTCGCCGGCCGGCAGCGACGGCGAACTGTTCACCGGGCGCCTCTCGGTGGCGACCCATCCGTGGCTCGCCGACCACGCGGTCGGCGACGTCGTGCTTTTTCCCGGCACCGGTTTCCTCGAGCTGGCCGTACGCGCGGGCGACGAGGCCGGCTGCGACCTGGTGGAGGAACTGACCCTGGCCGCGCCGCTGGTGCTGGGCACGGAAGACGCCGTCGTGCTGCAGGTGTCCGTCGGTAGCCCGGACGCATCGGGCCGGCGCGCGGTCACCGTCTACTCCCGCCCGGCCGGCGCCCCCGACCAGCCGTGGGTACGGCACGCGATGGGCACACTCGCCACCGGAGGGCAGGCGGCGGCGTTCGACACCACCGTCTGGCCGCCCGAGGGCGCGACCGCGGTCGGCCTGGACGGGTTCTACGAGGAGACCGCGGAGGCCGGATTCGCTTACGGCCCGGCGTTCCAGGGGCTGCGCGCGGTGTGGCGTCGAGGTGACGAGGTCTTCGCCGACATCGCCTTGCCGGAGGAAGCCGGCGGCGGCGAACGGTTCGGCCTGCACCCGGCGCTGCTGGACGCGGCCCTGCACGCGACGAGTTTCGCCGGGCTCGGCACGGACGGGCAGCGTCTGCTCCCGTTCACCTGGACCGGCGTGTCCCTGCACGCCGGTGGCGCCGAGCAGCTGCGCGTCCGGCTGAGCCGAACCGCCGACGACACCGTCGCGCTCGCCGTCGCCGACGTCGAAGGCGCACCGGTGATCACCGTGGAGTCGCTGGTCCTGCGCGAGGCCTCGAACGACGCCCCCGCCGCCCCCTCGGACGGTGCGCCGGACTCGCTCTTCCGGGTCGACTGGATCCCCGCGCCCGCCGAGCCCCGGTCGCCGGGTGTCACCTGCGCGGTTCTGGGACCGGACGTTTTCGGCCTGGCGCCGGCACTTTCGGCCCCGATCGCGCCGACGCTGGCCCAACTGGCCGAGGTCCCCGACGCGGTCCTGATGCCGATCGCCGGAGACCTCGACGGCGGTGGCCCGGCCGAAGTGCACGAGCTGACCGCCCAGGTGCTCGGCCTGGTGCAGTCCTGGCTGGCCGACAACCGGTTCGCCGAATCCCGGCTCGTGGTCGTCACCCGCGGGGCGGTCTCCACCGCCGGTGAGGACGCACCGGATCTCGCGGCTGCGGCGATCTGGGGCCTGATCCGCTCGGCGCAGGCGGAGAACCCCGGCCGGTTCCTGCTCGTCGACCTCGATACAGACCTCGACGCAGGCACCGGAATCGCCGCTGCACTGCCGAATCTGCTCGCTTCCGGCGAGCAGCAGTTCGCGCTGCGCGGCGACGCCGTCCTCCGCGCCCGGCTGGCGCGTCTCGCGACCGGCCCGGCACTGACCGTTCCGGCGGGCGACGCACCGTGGCGGCTCGGCACCCACCGGCGGGGCAGCGTCGACAACCTCGTGCTGCTGCCCTCGACCGGAGCGGAACCGTTGAGCGGCAGGGAAGTCCGGGTCGGCGTCACCGCCGCGGGCCTGAACTTCCGGGACGTCCTCAACGCGCTCGGCATGTACCCCGGTGATCCCGGCCCGCTCGGCGCCGAGGCGGTGGGCGTGGTGGTCGAGGCCGGTCCGGACGCCTCGGACCTGCGGCCCGGCGACCGCGTCATGGGCATGGTCGCCGGCGGGTTCGGCCCGCTCGCGGTCGCCGACGAGCGTTTGCTGACCAGGGTCCCGGGCGCCTGGTCGGACGCGGAGGCGGCCTCGGTGCCGCTGGTGTTCCTGACCGCGTATTACGGCCTCACCGATCTTGCCGGGCTGCGGCCGGGCGAGTCGGTCCTGATCCACGCCGGCGCGGGCGGGGTCGGCATGGCCGCGATCCAGCTGGCGAAGCACCTCGGTGCCGAGGTCTACGCGACCGCCAGTGAAGGCAAGTGGGACGTCCTGCGCGGACTCGGCCTGCCCGACGACCACATCGCCTCCTCCCGGACCACCGACTTCGAGCAGCGCTTCGGCGAGGCCCGCGGCGGCCGCGGGGTCGACGTCGTGCTCAACGCGCTCACCGGCGAGCTGCTGGACGCCTCACTGCGGCTGCTCGCCCCGGGCGGGCGGTTCCTGGAGATGGGCAAGACCGACCTGCGCGACGCGGCTGACCTCCCGGCCGTGACGTACCGGGTGTTCGACATCGCCGACGCGGGCCCGGACCGCACGAGCGGAATGCTTTCGGAGCTCTCGGCGCTGTTCGCCACCGGCGCGCTGACGCCGCTGCCGGTGTCCACTTGGGACGTCCGGCGCGCGAAGGACGCCTTCCGCCACATGAGCCAGGCGCGCCACGTCGGCAAGATCGTCCTGACCATGCCGCCGGTCTGGGACGCCGAAGGCACCGTGCTCGTCACCGGCGGCACGGGCGGGCTGGGCCGCCTGCTCGCCCGGCACCTGGCCACCACGCGCGGGGTCCGGCACCTGCTGCTGGCCAGCCGCCGGGGCCCGGATTCCCCGGGCGCGGCCGAACTCCGCGACACGCTGGCCGCCGCCGGTGCCGAGGTCACGATCGCCGCGTGCGACACCTCCGACGCGGACGCCGTCACCGCACTGCTCGCCGGGATTCCCACCGCGCACCCGCTGACCGCGGTGGTGCACACCGCGGGTGTGCTCGACGACGGCCTCGTCGAATCGCTGACCCCCGAACGCCTGGACGGGGTCCTGCGGCCGAAGGTCGACGCCGCCTGGCATCTGCACGAAGCGACCCGTGACCTCGGCCTCGCCGCGTTTGTCGTGTTCTCCTCGGTCGCCGGGGTGCTGGGCAGCCCGGGCCAGGGCAACTACGCGGCCGCGAACACCTTCCTCGACGCCCTCGCCCAGCGACGCCGGCGTGCGGGCCTGCCGGCGACCTCGGTGGCCTGGGGGCCGTGGGCGCACAGCAGCGGGATGACCGACGGGCTGAGCGAGGTGGACGTCCGCCGCATGGACAACGCCGGGCTCCCGCCGGTCACCGCGGAGCAGGGCCTGGCCCTGTTCGACGCCGCGGTCGCCGCCGACGAGGCACTGGTGGTCGCGATGCGGGTCAACGCGGGCGCCCTGCGGTCCCGGGCCCACGTGCAGCCGCTGATGCAGGGCCTGGCCGGCGGAGTCCGCCGCACGGCCGCGAAGACCTCGCCGAGTGGCACGGCGGCGAACCTCGCCCAGCAGCTCGCGGGTTTCGCCGCCGCGGAACGCCTGCGCTTCCTGACCGACCTGGTGCGCTCCGACGCGGCGGCGGTGCTCGGGCACACGTCGTCCGCCTCGATCGACGCCCGGGAGAGCTTCCGCCAGCACGGCTTCGATTCGCTGACCGCCGTGGAGCTGCGGAACCGGCTGGCCGAGGCGGCCGGCCTCCGGCTGCCCTCGACGCTGGTGTTCGACTACCCGACGCCCGAGGGCCTCGCGGAGTTCCTGCTCGGTGAGCTGGACGGCGCCGACGCCCCCCAGCCGGCCGTCCCGGCGAGTGTCGCCGGGCCGGGCTCTGCTGGTTCGGACGCTGCTGGTTCGGGCTCGGCCGAAGACCCGGTGGTCATCGTGGGCATGAGCTGCCGCTTCCCCGGCGGGGTCCGCTCCCCGGAGGACCTCTGGCAGCTCGTCCGGACCGGCTCGGACGCCATCGGGGGATTCCCGACCGACCGCGGCTGGGATCTCGAGATGCTCGCCGGCGGCGGGCCCGGCAGCAGCGAAACGCGCGAAGGCGGTTTCCTCTACGACGTCGCCGACTTCGACGCCGAGTTCTTCGGGATCGCCCCGCGCGAGGCGCTGGCGATGGACCCGCAGCAGCGGCTGCTGCTCGAAAGCACCTGGCAGGCCGTCGAAAGCGCGGGCATCGCGCCGAACACCCTGCGCGGCCGCCAGGCGGGCGTGTTCGTCGGCGCCAGCCACACCCACTACACCGAGACACTGGGCCGCGCGGCCGAAGGCTTGGAGGGGTTGATCCTCACCGGCAACACCTCCAGCGTGATGTCGGGCCGCCTGTCGTACACGCTCGGTCTCGAGGGCCCGTCGGTCACTGTGGACACCGCGTGCTCGTCTTCGCTGGTGGCACTGCACATGGCCGTGCGATCGCTGCGCAGCGGAGAGTGCGCGCTCGCGCTCGCCGGCGGCGTGACGGTGATGGCGACCTCGGACAGCTTCAGCGAGTTCGCCCGCGCGGGCGGGCTTTCCCCCGACGGGCGGTGCCGCGCGTTCTCCGACCACGCCAACGGCACCGGCTGGTCCGAGGGCGTCGGCATGCTCGTGCTGGAGCGGCTTTCCGAGGCCCAGCGCCAAGGCCACGAGGTGCTGGCGGTGGTGCGCGGTGCCGCGGTCAACTCCGACGGCGCGTCGAACGGCTTGACCGCGCCCAACGGTCCGTCCCAGCAGCGGGTGATCCGGGCGGCGCTGGCCGACGCCGGTCTGTCCACTTCGGACGTCGACCTGGTCGAGGCCCACGGGACGGGCACCCGGCTCGGCGATCCGATCGAGGCGCAGGCCTTGCTGGCCACCTATGGCCAGGACCGCGCGCGGCCGGTGCGGCTGGGCTCGCTGAAGTCGAACCTCGGCCACGCGCAGGCGGCCTCGGGCGTCGGGGGCGTGATCAAGATGGTGCAGTCGCTGCGGCACGGCGTGATGCCCGCGACCCTGCACGCCGAGGAGCCGTCGTCGCAAGTGGACTGGTCGGCCGGCGCCGTCGAGCTGCTGACCGAAGGGGCGCCCTGGCCGGAGCTGGACCGGCCGCGCCGCGCGGCGGTCTCGTCGTTCGGCATCAGCGGCACCAACGCCCACGTGATCCTCGAACAGGCACCGGTCCCGGCGGAGCCCGCGCCGCGCGAGCCCGGCACCGGCACCCGGCCGTGGGTGCTCTCGGCGGCGTCGGACCGGGCGCTGCGCGAGCAGGCGGCCCGGCTCCGGGCCTTCGCGGACCGGAACCCCGAACTGCCCCCGGTCGACGTCGGCTGGTCGCTGGTCAGCACCCGCGCGCCCCTGCCGTACCGCGGCGCGGTGCTCGGCGAGACCCGGCAGGACTTCCTCGACGGCTTGGCCGCGCTGGCCGAAGACGGGCCGTCGCCGTCGGTCGTGACCGGCCAGGCCGCCGGTGCGGGCCTGCCGGTGTTCGTGTTCCCCGGACAGGGTTCCCAATGGTGGGGGATGGGCCGGGAACTCCTCGCCACCTCGGCGGTGTTCCGCGACAGCGTGCGATCCTGCGCCGAGGCCCTCGCCCCGTTCGTGGACTGGCCGGTCGAGGACGTCGTCGCCGGTATCGGGGACCCGGCCCGGCTGGAGCGCGTCGACGTCGTCCAGCCCGCGCTGTTCACGGTGATGGTCGGGCTGGCGCAGGTGTGGCGATCCCACGGCGTCGAGCCCGCCGCCGTGATCGGCCACTCGCAGGGCGAGATCGCGGCGGCCCACGTGGCCGGCGCCCTTTCCCTCGAAGACGCCGCGCGGGTGGTCGCCTTGCGCAGTAAGGCTTTGCTGGGGCTCTCGGGCCTCGGCGGGATGGTCTCGATCGCCGCGTCGGCCGAGCGGGTTTCGGACCTGCTGCTGCCGTTCGGCGAAAGCGTTTCGCTGGCCGCGGTCAACGGCCCGTCGTCGGTGGCGGTGTCCGGCACGCCCGCCGCGCTCGACGGGCTGCTGGCGGAGTGCGTGAGCCAGGACGTCCGCGCCCGCCGGATCGCCGTGGACTACGCCTCGCACGGCCCTCAGGTCGAGACCGTGCGCGAGGAGCTGCTCCGGGTCCTCGCCCCGGTCCGGCCCCGGGCGGCCCAGGTGCCGTTCTGCTCGACGGTGACCGGCGCGCTGATCGACACCACCGGACTCGACGCGGGCTACTGGTACACGAACCTGCGGCAGACCGTTCAGCTGGAGCGGGCGACCCGCGCGCTGGTGACCGGCGGACACGGGGTGTTCGTCGAAGCGAGCCCGCATCCGGTGCTGCTGGGCGGCGTGCAGGAGACCGTCGAATCCGAGGGCGGTGACTCGAGCGCGGTGCTCGGCTCGTTGCGTCGGGACGAAGGCGGCACGAGGCGTTTCCTCACCTCGCTCGCCGAAGCGCACACGCACGGCGTGCCGGTGGACTGGAGCAGCGTGTTCGCCGACGGCGACCCGCGAACGGTCACCCTGCCCACGTACGCCTTCCAGCGCCGCCGTTTCTGGGCCGACGCCGAACGCGAGCCGGCGGCCCAGCCCGGCCCGGCGCCGGACACCGAGTTCTGGCAGCTGGTCCGGAGCGGCGATGTGAAGTCGCTGGCCGGGGAGCTGGGGCTCGACGGCGAGTTCGGGCCCCTGGAGGCGGTACTCCCGGCCCTGTCGGAATGGCACGCCCGGTCCCGCCGTGATTCGGTCGTCGACGGCTGGCGCTACCGCGTCGAGTGGCACCCGGTGACCGCGGCCGACGCGGAACCGGATGGCACCTGGCTGCTCGTCACCGCCGAGGACGGCCCGCTCTCGGACGAGGTCGCCGCCGCCCTGCACGCGGCCGGTGCTTCGGTCCGGTGCCAGGTGATCACCGCCGCCGGCCGCGAACGCGTGGCCGAGCAGGTGAAATCCGCGCTCGACGGCGTGACCCCGGCCGGGATCGTCTCGCTGCTCGGTCTCGACGAAGAGCCGTGCGCGGAGGACGTCCCAGGTGGGCTGGCCGGCACGGTGGCGCTGGTCCAGGCCTTGGGCGAGCTGGGTCTCGAAGCACCGCTGTGGTGCCTGACCCGCGGCGCGGTGGCCGCCGGTTCCGGCGACGGGACGCTTCGCCCGGTGCAGGCCGCGCTGTGGGGCTTCGGCCGCGTGGCGGCGCTGGAACACCCGCCCCGCTGGGGCGGCCTGGTCGACCTGCCCGAGGTGCTCGACGCCCGCGCGGCGGCCCACCTCACCGGGGTACTGGCCGGCGCGTACCGCGAAGACCAGGTGGCGGTCCGCTCGTCGGGCGTGTTCGGCCGCCGTCTGGTGCGCGCGCCGGCCGCCGGTGGGCGCACGGGGTCCCCGTACCGTCCACATGGGACGGTGCTGGTCACCGGCGGCACCGGTGGGGTCGGGGCTCGGGTGGCCCGATGGGTCGCCGCGAACGGGGCCGGCCACGTGGTGCTGGCCGGCCGGCGCGGGCCTGCCGCCCCCGGCGCCGACACCCTGCGCGCCGAACTGGAGGACACTGGCGCCCGGGTGACGGTGGAAGCCTGCGACGTCGGCGATCGCGCGGCACTCGCCGCGCTGCTGGGCCGGATCCCGGCGGAGTTCCCGTTGACCGCGGTGTTCCACGCCGCCGGGGTGCCCGACGACGACCCGGTGGCGGCACTGACCCCCGAGGGGCTCGCGGCCGTTCTCCGCTCCAAGCTGGCCGGCGCGCGGAACCTCCACGAGCTGACCGGTGACCTCGAGCAGTTCGTGTTGTTCTCCTCGGGCGCGGCGATCTGGGGCAGTGGCGGGCAGCCCGGTTACGCCGCGGCGAACGCCTACCTCGACGCGCTGGCCGAACTCCGCGTGAGCCGGGGACTCGCCGCGACCTCGGTGTCCTGGGGCTCGTGGGGGGAGACCGGCATGGCCGCCGAAGCCGGCGTCCGCGCCGCGCTGCAGCGGGCCGGGGTCGGCCCGATGGACCCGGAACTGGCGATCTCCGCGCTGGGCCGCGCCCTCGACGAGGGCCGGGCCACCCTGACGGTCGCGGACGTCGACTGGGCGCGGTTCGCCCCGCCGTTCACCGCGATGCGGCCGAGCCCGCTGCTGTCCACACTCCCCGAAGTCCTTGCCGCACTTGAGGTCCCGGCCGACACCGAGGAGCCGGCGCTCAAGCAGCGCCTGCTCGGCCTGCCGAACGCCGAACGCGGCCGCGCCCTGCTCGGGGTCGTCCGCGCCGAGGTGGCGGCCGCGCTCGGGCACGACTCGGCCGAAACCGTGCCGGCGGACCGGCCGTTCCGCGACCTCGGGCTGAACTCGGTGGTCGCGGTGGCGCTGCGCAACCGGCTCGGCTCGGTGACCGGGCTGGCCCTGCCCGGGGCGCTCGTCTTCGACTACCCGACGCCGGACGCGCTGACCCGGCACCTGCTCGCCGAACTCCTGCCGGACGGCGCGGCGGCCCCGGCCGACGGCGAGGAGGCCGGGGTGCGGGCCGCGCTGGCCGCCATCCCGATCGGCCGCCTCCGGCAGTCGGGCCTGCTGGACATGCTGCTGCAGCTTTCCGACCGGCCGCTTTCCGACGGGCCTGGTGAGTTCGGGGAGCTGCCCGGCGATGGCGGCTCGATCGACGACATGGACGCCGAAAGCCTGCTGCGGCTCGCCGCCGAGGGCACGACGAACTGA